A region of Lepeophtheirus salmonis chromosome 13, UVic_Lsal_1.4, whole genome shotgun sequence DNA encodes the following proteins:
- the LOC121127761 gene encoding E3 ubiquitin-protein ligase Siah1, with product MVRTRGGLIKSPSDPVGSNSTGRRLRSSRSKNSGSSSRNGDLYNRNESTHGNEAHWVSLGNNINEDVEHTESAALSQTGNSDPPSNEAFIQNPNPQSSTNTNNNSSSSNEDNNDLVIYGTRDSGVQTIGPSNESLSAHCSKSPGPSLGPGGSRTSTQLPEDLKINLECPVCGRISLPPIMQCRNGHVTCNACRPKVQSCPVCREIDIDIRNMFAEKAITYLTIQCEFDQYGCKEIIQFRDKEAHERTCKYRPYICPYIECDHKLSAEVVVDHVSSAHREECRRSDGPEITASMILIGRYFGGDGAWSPRVITCFGKTFFDVALTRDRWLHHWVWLLGEEEEAMKYLYEITAFKGNTRYVYGGEVASLRTTDDDIVSGGQCLSISDAIGRRLRDGDKIRYKLKLMRKNEVDLKR from the exons ATGGTTAG AACTCGCGGAGGTTTGATAAAGTCCCCGAGTGATCCCGTGGGATCCAATTCCACAGGAAGAAGACTCCGTTCTTCCCGGTCCAAGAACTCCGGCTCCAGCAGTCGGAACGGGGATCTCTACAATCGAAATGAAAGTACTCATGGAAACGAGGCCCATTGGGTCAGCCTGGGGAATAATATAAATGAGGATGTGGAGCACACAGAGTCCGCTGCACTAAGTCAAACGGGGAATTCTGATCCCCCTTCCAATGAGGCCTTCATCCAAAACCCAAATCCTCAGTCCTCCACAAATACTAACAATAACAGTAGTAGCAGTAATGAAGATAACAACGATCTAGTCATTTACGGTACAAGAGACTCTGGGGTCCAGACTATTGGTCCTTCTAATGAATCTTTGAGTGCTCATTGCAGCAAATCCCCAGGTCCATCCCTTGGACCTGGGGGAAGTCGAACAAGTACGCAGTTACCTGaggatttgaaaataaatttagaatgtcCAGTTTGTGGAAGGATTTCTTTACCGCCAATTATGCAGTGTAGGAACGGACATGTTACTTGCAATGCCTGTCGACCTAAAGTGCAATCCTGTCCAGTATGTAGGGAAATTGATATAGATATCCGAAATATGTTTGCAGAAAAGGCAATCACGTATCTTACAATACAGTGCGAATTCGATCAGTACGGCTGCAAAGAAATTATTCAGTTTCGAGACAAGGAAGCT CACGAACGGACTTGTAAATATCGGCCATATATATGTCCCTATATAGAATGTGATCATAAACTAAGCGCTGAAGTCGTTGTAGATCATGTTTCCTCTGCTCATCGTGAAGAATGCAGGCGTTCTGACGGTCCAGAAATTACTGCATCCATGATTCTCATTGGTCGCTACTTTGGAGGTGATGGAGCCTGGTCTCCTCGTGTCATTACttgttttggaaaaacattttttgatgttgCTCTGACACGGGATAGGTGGTTACATCACTGGGTATGGTTGCTCGGAGAAGAAGAGGAGGCCATGAAATATCTATACGAAATTACTGCATTTAAAGGGAACACCAG GTATGTCTACGGTGGAGAGGTTGCTTCACTAAGGACAACAGATGATGACATAGTATCTGGTGGACAGTGTCTTAGCATAAGTGATGCAATTGGAAGAAGGCTCAGAGATGGTGATAAAATTCGTTACAAGCTCAAGTTAATGCGGAAAAATGAAGTTGATCTTAAAAGATAG